The DNA segment GACTGGAGGGGACAAAGCAAAGGAGTGAGAcaacaggcaggcaggcagagacagctaagagaaaggaggagaaggggcagcGGACAGACACCTGGAGAAAGAGCAAGGCGGCCAGGtgagggcctggggctgggcttgGGGCTGCAGACTTGAGGGCTGAgacccccccagcccctggagagCACTCTCATTCCTTtccagaaaggaacaaagaaagcgAGACAGAAATGCACAGAACACAGACCACAGTCACCAACCACTGTTGACCAAGCACAACCCGCGAGCTGCCCCCGGCCCTGACCCTGGGCTGAAGGGCGCTTTCCCTCCAcggccccctccccaaataacaAACAATCGGCTCCAAAGACAACACGCTCGTTCCATGCAACTTACAGGGGCCCGGAGCAGGGGTCCGGGGATGGGGGCTTCGGCCGACAATGGACacgggccctgggctggggggcccccagggtggggggagtTAAGCAGCCAGGattggggggaaagggggagaaacagaaaatgtgggTATTGTTCTTGGGTTGTGTTTTTTCAGGGGTTTGGCCCAAAGGAAATTAAACACAAAAGTCACCAAAGTTCACAGCTCTGAGGCCATGAGGCTGTGGGGTGGTGATGGGCAGTGCGGGGAAGGGGACCCATTCAGTAAAATTCAGGCAGTCCGGCATTCTATTTGGCCTCCTCCACCTGAACTGAAGCTGCTCCTGGGAGGCCTGAAGCTTGGACTCCCCCCAGTCTGTTCTGTGAACTCTCCACTGTCCCATGGGTCTGTATTACATAAGAATCCAGAGTCTATACTACCTGGAGTCCAGGGCACCGAAGGTCTGATGTCCCCACCTCTCAGGAGAATGTATATTCCAGGAGCCATGATTCTAGGACCCTCCAGTATCCTCAGCCAGCCCCCTTGCCCCCCCAACTCTACTCCCCTAATTCCACTCTGACCCAAaggaaaaccagagagagacGCACGAACACATGGACACTGACCAGACAAACGAGACCAGATACTGAGGAAGATCTGGGGAGTAGACACAGATATAGACAGACTTGGCTCCCTCTGGggtcacagtgtgtgtgtgtgtgtgtgtgtgtgtaagagagagagagagagagaataactcAGCTGGCTGAAACACAGTAGTGGAGGGAGTGATACCAGATCCCTGCTTCAAGTGCCCAGCATCAGGGGCGGGGTGGGAGTGGGCATCCCCGAGGCTGAGGGAATAGGGGGTGGGGCAGTCCGAGTGAGGGCCCTGGCTTCAGTGTGCGGGAGCTGGAGAGGTCACAGGACGGGAGCAGGACCCACCTGGGGGCCCTCAGTAGGGCCTGTTGGCATCCTTAGGCCGCTTTAGCTGGACTTTGAGGCGCTTCATGCCAATCTGGAAACCGTTCATGGCCTGGATGGCAGCCTGAGCGCTGGCCGGATTGTCGAAACTCACAAAGCCTGAGGTGAGAGGGGCATAAGGCCCGGCCCAAGCTCGCCTCACTTGCCTGTGCTTAGGGCCAGAACGTGCTCTTTGGTTCCCGGGCACCACCCTACTTCCTCCAGGGATCCCGGATGCCTGGAGAgctgcctggcacatggtaggcatttGATGGGTAGCTGCTGATCGATgggttgagtgaatgaatgcagtCCAGCCAGTCACATGCACTAGGACAGTCTTTCTGGCACTCTTTGAAGGGCAGCCCCTGCCTTAGCCTGGATAACTCTGAACCTGCCTTTTGCAAACACCCCTTCTGGCCCTACGTGACCCCTCAAGCAAGGAGGACAAAGCCCTTTCTCCCCTGAAGCAACCTTTCAAAGACTCGAAGGCAAAAAACTCCACTTGCTGAGCCTCTTCTAGACCTCACGGAGCATGAACGTGACCAGTGCTCAAGGAGAAAGGGCGAAGCTGTGGCATTTGGAGGACGGGCTGAGCCCGGACAGCAGCTGGTATGGGATGTCGCGGGCGTAAGGAATGGTTCTTTCCAACTCTGGGACAATCTGGGTTTCAAAGTTTGGGCCCACCGCGACCCTAAATGCCTTCCAACATCTCAGACCTTGTCCTTGTCTGGAGTGTGGCCAACACGTGCCATATTTCGGGTTTGGGATCGTCCTATTCTTACCAAAACACTTGCTCTGGTTGGTGGCCCGGTCAACAAAGACTTTGGCTGAGATGACATGGCCAAAGGGGACAAACATCTGGAGGATCTCTGAGTCCGTGAACTCCTGGGGCAGGTGGTAGATGAAGATGTTGCAGCCGTCAGGGCCTAGGTGgcagcaggagagacagaggaagagctcGGTGACTGGCCCCAGGGAAAGCAGGTCCTGAAGGACCCTCCAGTCCCAGCCCCCTGCGTACGTGTGGTGCCAGACACCTCATCCCCACTCGCTTTCTTCCCACACGAGGGGACAGAGCCAGGCTTGGAGCAGGCGACAGGGAGTCCCCAGCCCAGACAAGGGTACTTTCCATCCCTGAAGGCTGGCAGCCGGGGGGACCCGCCCAGGCCGCACCTTccctttgctgctgctgctgctgctgctgttgctgctgctgctggggaggaggggggggctGCTGGGCGACCAGGGCGGGAGGCTGTGGGAACGCGGGCGCAACCAGGCTGTAGGCTGCTGGGTAGGCTGCTGGGGTAGGAAAACAGAGCTAATGGGGGTCCCGGGATCCCCCTGGCCTCCAGCGCGCTCTGGccaccccatctccctccccgATAGCCCAGGCCAGTGAGGTCGACAGGGCCgagaagaggcaggaaaggggCTGCCTGTGACTCTGGGTGCCCTGCTCCTAAAGGTGGGACCCGTGGTCAGGAAGCCTGAAGGGGTAGCTGGCAGGGCGCCTCAAAGCCCAGCCCCCGTCCCGCTTGGTCCCTCCTGTCAGGGGCCCGGGGCTCCTCACCTGTGTAGTGCTGCATCCCCGCGTAGGCCTGCTGCAGGGGGTCCACGGGGGCcgcggggctctgggctggggagggtggcACCCACTGTGAGGGTGGGGCGGGGTGCagagcacggggggggggggagacggccGGAGGGGCAGGacggcagcgggggggggggggacggcggATGGGGGGGGACAGCAGGGGGGGATGGCCACGCAGGCCTGGGCATGACAGGACAGCGCGCCaacacacagagcctggagtctgtgaCTGGCTGTGCAACCCTGGCCGAAGCCTCAGCTTCTCTGGCTGGCGACAGGAGGGAGCATCCCGGCCCAGGGAGGACAGAGCAGGGGAAAGCACCCTCTAACCCCGAGGCCTGGGGCCGGAAGGTGTGTCACAGCTGTCTGCTGGCAGGGGGAGTGGCGGCTTGGATGGttgctggggagaggggtgggcagGCGGAGACCCCCACCTGGGTAGGGGTGAACCCCGTTGGGATACAGAGCATCGGGGGCAGGCTGCCCGGTGGGCTGGGTGGGCACCGGGCTGTAGCCGTTGACACCCAGGGCGGCAGGGATCGCAGAGACGGGCGTGGCGGCCATGGCAGGAGGGGTGCTGgttcctgggggaggagggagcgacagagcagagcagagacgcagacacacacacacacacacacacacacacacgcagagaaCCAGTCAGCAAGTCTAAGGGAGGAAGCAGGCTG comes from the Acinonyx jubatus isolate Ajub_Pintada_27869175 chromosome C1, VMU_Ajub_asm_v1.0, whole genome shotgun sequence genome and includes:
- the CELF3 gene encoding CUGBP Elav-like family member 3 isoform X5 encodes the protein MNRPIQVKPADSESRGDRKLFVGMLGKQQTDEDVRKMFEPFGTIDECTVLRGPDGTSKGCAFVKFQTHAEAQAAINTLHSSRTLPGASSSLVVKFADTEKERGLRRMQQVATQLGMFSPIALQFGAYSAYTQALMQQQAALVAAHSAYLSPMATMAAVQMQHMAAINANGLIATPITPSSGTSTPPAMAATPVSAIPAALGVNGYSPVPTQPTGQPAPDALYPNGVHPYPAQSPAAPVDPLQQAYAGMQHYTAAYPAAYSLVAPAFPQPPALVAQQPPPPPQQQQQQQQQQQQQREGPDGCNIFIYHLPQEFTDSEILQMFVPFGHVISAKVFVDRATNQSKCFGFVSFDNPASAQAAIQAMNGFQIGMKRLKVQLKRPKDANRPY
- the CELF3 gene encoding CUGBP Elav-like family member 3 isoform X4, producing the protein MNRPIQVKPADSESRGEDRKLFVGMLGKQQTDEDVRKMFEPFGTIDECTVLRGPDGTSKGCAFVKFQTHAEAQAAINTLHSSRTLPGASSSLVVKFADTEKERGLRRMQQVATQLGMFSPIALQFGAYSAYTQALMQQQAALVAAHSAYLSPMATMAAVQMQHMAAINANGLIATPITPSSGTSTPPAMAATPVSAIPAALGVNGYSPVPTQPTGQPAPDALYPNGVHPYPAQSPAAPVDPLQQAYAGMQHYTAAYPAAYSLVAPAFPQPPALVAQQPPPPPQQQQQQQQQQQQQREGPDGCNIFIYHLPQEFTDSEILQMFVPFGHVISAKVFVDRATNQSKCFGFVSFDNPASAQAAIQAMNGFQIGMKRLKVQLKRPKDANRPY